ACTCTTGTAGTCTTGTATAACACAAAGTTTGGAAGAGCTCAAATTTCTTCAATATAGGACAAATGTTACAAATGATCTCTATGGTTGTGTTGATATCTAGTGATTTCTTTCTAACTTAACAATGGTCACTTTTaaattggcaaaagaaaaaaaaaattggttactTGCATGTGTTATCGTTATATATGATGAAAATTCGAGTTTAAATTTATCCGAAAACAACAAAAATGATACTCACATACGAATAATTATAGTAAACAAAcctttctttaagcattaacattctaaattaaaatttttatgtCTAACTATTACAATCCCGCACTATAATGTATTCATATAGCAAAAagcaaaaagagaaaagagctACAAAGATGGGCTGATGGGGTATCTTCTGCATGGCAATCCTCTCCATCATCAATACTTGCATTTTCCATAGCCTGGCATTGAAAAAATTCCAGTTACAACAACAATGAAGAGAAATGATCTCCTTaaaaagagaggaaagaacAAGAACATTACTTGGATCGACGGTAGTGGTGGCTCCTGTTTGCTCAAAATTGCAATCATAGCCGTTCCTTCCTGTTGCTTGATAGTATTTGTTCATGGCATAAGCTGCATGGGCTCTAACCGTGTTGGGCATAAAGCACGGCCCACCTTGTTTAATCGGGTCACAATCAAATCCCAGACCACAAACATAATCAATATTCTTCTGTAAGGCCTCTGTGTCAGCCCCAGTTTTGGGCAAACAATATTGCTTCCCTCCTTGTGGCGGCAACGGATTTGGGTGTTTCGGTGGGCTTGAGCTCCCGTTCCCGGGTATGGACGAACTAGCCTGTCAGATCCAAGTCCACAAACCAATCAAGCAGATACAAAATGATGACATGAAAAAGGGAACATTTTTAGTTTGGTTATCGGTTGCGGCAGCTACCGTGTGCCGTAGGATTCCGACATTGTAGGCCGGCGTCATGTCGGGTCGGAAAAGCCCAAAATATCTCTCGCATGTTGGGCCGGGCTTGAGATTTTCATTGAACAGGGCAAAGATGTAAGTCTCAAAAGTCCGCTTTGGCATCAATGGGGTGCCATTACCGGATGTCACATGACGAATGAGATTTTGGTTGTAGTCCGCCGCACTGTCTGGGTCAACACCAACTTGGCCTGCATCACCCTTAGAAGGCCAGCCCGTTTCAGCTATAACAATTTCGAGGTCTGAAAAGCCCACAATCTTTAAAGCTGAATATATAGCATCTAATTGTGCATCCAACATGTTGGTGTATAGGAGTTTAGTATTGGGATCAACCACCCCGGAATTTGGTCGGAAAAGTGCGTAGTTGAGCGTGTCCGCCGAGTATCCGAAATATGGATAGGGGTTTACCATGAAAGGGGACTTGGTGATTCTCAAGAAAGTGAGTAGTGGTTTAAGGACATGGGTGTCATAGCCTTGCCTAAACTTACCTGTGGATGGTGGGCTTGAGCTTGAGAGAATGCCTAGAGAGTGTGGAGTAGAGACTTTGATTTGGCGGTCCAAAGAGGCATCTACAAGTGCCATGTGAAGGGTTAGCATAGCAGGGACTAGGTTCCCAATGAACAACTTGTTGGCGGTTGAGAGTACTTCATTTCCTATTAAGATGCGGACTATGTTGGTGGCCGGGGTGTAAGGTATGACATTGGTTTTGAGCCAATTTTGGGCAAACCTTAGTTTGGTGAAGTGGGGGATTTGGTCATTGGGGATAGTGATTGTTAGTGGAATGCCGGAATGAGCAAAGGCTTGGAGCATTTGAGGGTTGGTGTCAAAGAGCCTAACACggttgatgatggtggattGTAGAAGGAAGTGTGCAACTTGGGACGGTGGAGGGAGGTCGTTCGCCATTGTGCCATAGTTCACTCCTATAGATCCTTGGACTCCTAGCAACCAGTGAGACAAGAGAATACAAATGTTGTTTAGTTAGTCATTAATTCACGAATAAATCATCACTCCTACTAGTTTGGAATGTCTAACATATCTATAGCATGAAGGATGGAGATCGTTAGGTTTATGAAGCATACCTTGAACATTGAAGATTGAGGCAAGAAACAGCAACACTATAGTGGTTCCTCCAGTTAATGCGAAATCGGGCCGAGGATTTGCCATGATGAGTAGTAGTGATCTGTTGGGAaggtgaagaagatgaaaaatgGTGAATATGACATGGGAGTACCATTGGTGAAGTAGAAGTATTTGAGCTCTAGATGCTTTACTTTGGAATCGGGCGAGTATGATATAATCTTAGCTAGCTTGTTGCCGAGGGTTAAGTAGAACTGTGCATGTCTCAGATAACTCTACTTTTGAATCTGTTCCATCACAGTTCTTATCAACTTCAGTTCTTTAATTTATATGCTCCTTAATATGTTGTGTGTCTACCAAACAAAGTGACAAAAAAATTCAGCTTGGTTTTACTAGTTGTTGGTAAAGCTAGCCAATTAATTAGTTTGGGTACCTTGATTGGAAAGCAGGGAGGGAATTGTCTTTACTTGCCATGAAGGAGAAGGAATTGCAAAATTTAAAGCAAACCCAACGACTTTTTCATCCCAGATATATAGAACCTCTGGCATCAATTATTAGATCCAACGTACATCTAATGATCTCAATATATGGGACAAAGAACAACACACTGTAACAATACTAGACCGAGGCTGAAAACCAGAATCCAGTTCAGCTAGCTTAATTAACATCTATTTCTGGGGCTAATTCAGAGGTTAATTTTCttgtagaattttcccaaacacaaagtaaaataTCTCATTCATCTAGAATGAACCTCGAAAATTAGTGAACGAGCAGGTTCACCCTGGTATGAACCTAACTAATATATGTAGAAGCTAGTTACATAATTATatctatattttttattttttaaatatgacAAACATCTATTACTCTATTAGCACGTACTGATCTTAATTTCTCCTAGCTACTCCAATATACAGCTGTAAGGTTGGCAGTGGATCAGGAAGGGGCTAGGGAGTAAAATATCACCCCTATCCCGAAGTCATTCCCTATTCTTATCCCCGCCTCATTCTCGTTATAATACATTGAGAATTTCctgtccccatccccattcacCCATTGGGGACCAATTCCCATTTCTTCATACGTGACCCGAATGCCTATTAAATGTCTTGCTAATTcatttaaacaaaaattaaatgaattaattaatatataataattggactttagaaacgaaattacaattcaaaatttcaaattatataagatattaaagagtttgaatttgaaatatatttatataaatattaagaaatattaataaacataatatgtattatttatttaaaaattaaaattactaTTGAGTGGGGATGAGATCGAATGGAGATTGCAATACCATCCCCAATTTCAGAAATAAAATATTAGGGATACGCATCCTCGTTATCCAATTTATCTGAATTTATCACTGTTACGGTCGAATATCCGATACATATTTTTATCATCTCTAGATAGGGGAAACCTTTAGCTACAAAAATATGTATTAAGCATATGAATGAGAAAGATAATTTTCATGAACTCATGATGATCAAAATTAAGCTATGAACAATATGAACATCAAGGTGGGCGAGATAGCCAACTAGATATTATCTTTTGACCATCAAGGTGAGtcaaatagaaaatataaatattaCTGTACATATTCTAATATGCATTAGCCGTAGCAAGAGAAAATGTAAGGCTATTCACTTATCTGTTCATCATATAATTCATCTTCTACAGATCTTAATTAGTGCAGCCAGCAGAGAAAGCCTATCTGATCGTCGCTGATATATGCTGATGCTCTAATCTATCAAAATTTCCTCTGCTTTTAACGTTGCTTGCTCAAATGAGTATCTCAGATTGATCAGCAGAAGCAGCTAGCATGCACCGGCCGGCCGGCCAGTTACGCAACTGTCGCGGCTGGAATACTCATTTGAGCAAGAAATATTACAAAGAGGATTTCATATATACTCCGAAGCTTCTCTCTCCCTCGATCTGAATAGGAAGCCATAAGAGTCCTagtaccatatatatatacagctgTTTTGCAGGTgtcttaaaagttaaaacagaTACAGGGCTGCTCATGGCCACTCAAAACTAAGCTTAGCTAAGCCACTGGCTTTGGTAAGTCGGGTGAGTAGGTCGAGCAGCTAGTGCGAAAGCACAGTAAATGAGAGCTACCTCTAATTCTGAGTCGTCGAGTTTGATTTTGTCTATAttaactagctagctaggtatAGATGATGAGGTGAAAGGGAAGATTGCTGGGTGTTAGGATTCAAATGAGGAAAGGCGGTGGAATGGAGAGTGTGATTTGTCGGTTCATTTTTGACAGTCCGTTCAGAAGGACATGGATATATGGGTATCACCGGAGAAGTTTAGGTGTTGATCCGGAATGGTTGGTATGTTTGGAGTATTAGGATTTGCTTTTCTTTCCTACAATTCTTCAAGTTTTGTATGAAACTTTGTCGCAGTGGTTGTATTTTATAAAGTTTTATTGACATGAAAAAATAATACTAATACTCAGATGTTTTTGGtcatgaaaaaataaatatgcaATGGTAGCTAATTTCCAAAGTAAACTAATCATTAAAATTACACCAACCAGGGAACAATCATTTTCAAAAGTAGTACACACATAACTATACACGGCTCAAAAATACTAATACGTTTCATTATTCTAATAATCTTCTAGTTTTGCAgtaaaaatatcaaaattttgCTGTAAACgcgttaaaaacttaaaatttaaCATTGATTTCTGCTTTTAGTGTGAGAGTGAAATAGGGTCATCTTTTCTAAGAAGAAACGATGAAAGGGAGAGAACATTTCTAAGAACACAAGGTACATCGATCTACTACTTAGGCATGTCTAGTCACTTTCATAGTTTTGTTCCTTGCGAGTTTGCAGGAATAAGTCATGATGAATCCCTAGGAATACTTTCGATGCGAGACATCAAACGAGTATATGTTAAACGAACGTGTTGCCCTCAGGCCTCAGCTAACTTGACCTGTACCTGAAGAATGGAGGGTCACTTTCAGTCTTTCAAGAACTAGCTAGAAACTTGTTTAGTTGGTAAATAAAGTAGTTTAGTCCCTTAATGATGAGTTTATCTACTTTTGAAATAGCAGTGCGGGTAATCAAGGATTGGGGAGTGGAGAACACACGTTCGATCGATACTGGAGGGAGCATTGGATACTTCCCATTCTCAAGAAAGGTACATAATCAAACATATATTTGAGAATTATATATACAAATTAACTATGTAATTACAGGTTTAGCTACTTCCAGAGGTTCAATTTTACTGTACTTTAAAGTTGGTTGGTGATGTGCATTCTGATCCAactacctttttctttttctaataaTTTGAAGTATGGTTCTGAATATAAATTCTCTTGTTTTGTATTATTCAGAATGAAAAACACAATCATAAGTCataacaaagaagaaaagccTTCCGTTTCCACTATATATGCAAAAACATATCATA
This portion of the Rosa chinensis cultivar Old Blush chromosome 1, RchiOBHm-V2, whole genome shotgun sequence genome encodes:
- the LOC112183908 gene encoding glucan endo-1,3-beta-glucosidase, which codes for MANPRPDFALTGGTTIVLLFLASIFNVQGVQGSIGVNYGTMANDLPPPSQVAHFLLQSTIINRVRLFDTNPQMLQAFAHSGIPLTITIPNDQIPHFTKLRFAQNWLKTNVIPYTPATNIVRILIGNEVLSTANKLFIGNLVPAMLTLHMALVDASLDRQIKVSTPHSLGILSSSSPPSTGKFRQGYDTHVLKPLLTFLRITKSPFMVNPYPYFGYSADTLNYALFRPNSGVVDPNTKLLYTNMLDAQLDAIYSALKIVGFSDLEIVIAETGWPSKGDAGQVGVDPDSAADYNQNLIRHVTSGNGTPLMPKRTFETYIFALFNENLKPGPTCERYFGLFRPDMTPAYNVGILRHTASSSIPGNGSSSPPKHPNPLPPQGGKQYCLPKTGADTEALQKNIDYVCGLGFDCDPIKQGGPCFMPNTVRAHAAYAMNKYYQATGRNGYDCNFEQTGATTTVDPSYGKCKY